A region of Chloroflexota bacterium DNA encodes the following proteins:
- a CDS encoding efflux RND transporter periplasmic adaptor subunit, giving the protein MKRRWFIWVGVLLLLTAGGVWYVQARTHQQTSEASQWRTVAVKRGTLEASIDASGTVRAAQSATLVWQINGVVGKVAVDLGEAVTRDEVLATLRHDSWPQALLQAQVSLLNAQKQLQDLEDAASLQYAEALQRLATAKRQRDRAQNHYDWLVNWDKDNAQKEYDKWHNLVQSLQHDVNDPKLPRTLRDAARAQLEMAKRQEQVAKANLNGPSELDMEEAEANLALAKAQVEQAQRDVEHWKNGAPANQVAILRAQIDAAQATLDMASLKAPFSGTISDIHVHAGDVVAPGTIAFRIDALHALYVDVELSELDVAHVSTGQPAILSFDALPGRTYHGEVEEVALAGVPDRSGNVNFRVTVHMTDADEHVRPGMTAAVNIQTTKITDALLVPSRAVRVKDGKPVVFVLKDGQPQPVQITLGATSGTMAQVLKGNLKEGDLVILNPPAETFNFFGGQ; this is encoded by the coding sequence ATGAAACGACGATGGTTCATCTGGGTGGGTGTGCTGCTCCTGCTGACAGCGGGAGGCGTGTGGTACGTTCAGGCGCGCACGCACCAGCAGACCAGCGAGGCCAGCCAGTGGCGCACCGTAGCCGTCAAACGGGGCACCCTGGAAGCCAGCATTGACGCCAGCGGCACCGTCCGCGCGGCGCAAAGCGCCACCCTGGTGTGGCAAATCAACGGCGTTGTAGGGAAAGTGGCCGTGGATTTGGGCGAAGCGGTGACGCGCGATGAAGTACTGGCGACATTGCGGCACGATTCCTGGCCCCAGGCCCTGCTGCAAGCCCAGGTTTCGCTGCTCAACGCCCAAAAGCAGTTACAAGACCTGGAAGACGCCGCCAGCCTGCAATACGCTGAAGCCCTGCAGCGGTTGGCCACGGCCAAGCGGCAGCGAGACCGCGCCCAGAACCATTACGATTGGCTGGTCAACTGGGATAAAGACAACGCTCAAAAAGAATACGACAAATGGCATAATCTGGTACAGTCGCTTCAACATGATGTCAACGACCCCAAACTCCCAAGGACGTTGCGCGATGCTGCTCGCGCCCAACTGGAAATGGCCAAGCGGCAGGAACAGGTTGCTAAAGCCAATCTGAATGGCCCCAGTGAACTGGATATGGAAGAGGCCGAAGCCAACCTCGCGCTGGCCAAGGCCCAGGTCGAGCAAGCGCAGCGCGACGTCGAGCATTGGAAGAACGGCGCGCCTGCCAACCAGGTTGCCATTTTGCGGGCCCAAATCGATGCTGCTCAGGCCACGCTTGATATGGCTTCCCTGAAAGCGCCGTTTTCGGGCACCATCAGCGACATTCACGTTCACGCCGGTGATGTCGTCGCCCCCGGCACTATCGCCTTCCGCATCGATGCGCTGCACGCCCTTTACGTTGACGTCGAACTTTCGGAACTGGACGTCGCACATGTGAGCACGGGGCAGCCAGCCATCCTCTCATTTGATGCGTTGCCGGGCCGTACATACCACGGCGAGGTCGAAGAAGTAGCCCTGGCAGGGGTGCCCGACCGCAGTGGCAACGTCAATTTCCGCGTCACCGTGCACATGACCGACGCAGACGAGCATGTCCGCCCCGGCATGACCGCTGCCGTCAACATTCAAACCACCAAAATCACCGATGCGTTGCTGGTGCCCAGCCGGGCGGTACGCGTCAAAGACGGCAAACCGGTGGTTTTCGTGCTCAAAGACGGCCAGCCCCAGCCGGTGCAAATCACCCTCGGCGCGACTTCCGGCACCATGGCACAAGTGCTCAAAGGCAACCTCAAGGAAGGCGACCTCGTCATTCTCAATCCCCCCGCGGAAACCTTCAACTTTTTCGGAGGCCAGTGA
- a CDS encoding ABC transporter ATP-binding protein, whose amino-acid sequence MTHQVIQVREITKIYRMGAVEVPALRGVSFDVARGELIAIMGPSGSGKSTLMNILGCLDRPTAGEYLLDGQLVSQLNDDQLAGIRNRKVGFVFQSFNLLPRMTALANVELPLRYAGMLNGTREKAQAALEAIGLGDRLMHKPNELSGGQQQRVAIARALVNNPAIILADEPTGNLDTRSGQEIMGLLVTLNRDQGTTIVLVTHDPEIAAYAERVIHIRDGQIERITTGKRAEAAS is encoded by the coding sequence ATGACCCACCAGGTCATCCAGGTACGTGAAATCACCAAAATCTACCGCATGGGCGCGGTCGAAGTGCCTGCCTTGCGCGGCGTCTCTTTCGACGTCGCCCGAGGGGAACTCATTGCCATCATGGGGCCTTCCGGTTCTGGGAAATCGACCCTGATGAACATTCTCGGTTGCCTCGACCGGCCCACCGCGGGCGAATATCTGCTCGACGGGCAGTTGGTTTCCCAACTGAACGACGATCAACTGGCAGGCATCCGCAACCGCAAGGTGGGGTTTGTTTTCCAGAGCTTCAACCTGCTGCCACGCATGACAGCCTTAGCCAATGTCGAACTTCCCCTGCGTTATGCCGGCATGCTTAACGGCACCCGCGAGAAAGCCCAGGCTGCTTTGGAAGCCATCGGATTGGGCGACCGGCTGATGCACAAACCCAACGAACTTTCGGGCGGGCAACAGCAACGCGTGGCCATCGCGCGGGCGCTGGTCAATAACCCGGCCATCATCCTGGCCGATGAACCCACCGGCAACCTCGATACCCGCTCTGGGCAGGAAATCATGGGGCTACTGGTCACACTCAACCGCGACCAGGGCACGACCATCGTGCTGGTGACCCATGACCCCGAAATTGCGGCCTACGCCGAGCGGGTTATTCACATTCGCGACGGCCAAATCGAACGCATCACCACCGGCAAACGAGCGGAGGCGGCTTCATGA
- a CDS encoding FtsX-like permease family protein — protein sequence MATFWLALRDAVRSLLANKMRSLLTVLGIVIGVAAVIAMLAIGRGAENSITSSIEGIGTNLLFVMPGRMRPGSNPAAISRHLTLTDVRALEDPLAAPAVAQVAPLVIKDSVVTAAGESHVTSVVGVTPNYAAARNYHTTEGRFINDTDLAGRASVALLGPDAAQALFGRTAGLVGATVRIAGQPFRVIGVLEAKGGGALSGNQDDRVLIPLTTAMARITHKPNRVDVIMVSATSADEVNEARQEVEAILRERHHLRPDQDDDFTIFTQEEFLGTFRTITRVLTIFLGGIAGISLLVGGIGIMNIMLVSVTERTREIGLRKALGARKRDILIQFLTEAILLSLVGGLLGIVVGWGIAVAVGKIAAASHADIVPQVGLNAVLLATLFSAAVGVFFGLYPANRAAGLEPVEALRYE from the coding sequence ATGGCAACGTTCTGGCTGGCATTGCGCGACGCGGTGCGCAGTTTGCTGGCAAACAAGATGCGCTCTTTGCTGACCGTGTTGGGCATCGTCATCGGCGTGGCAGCGGTCATTGCCATGTTAGCCATTGGGCGCGGGGCAGAAAACAGCATCACTTCCTCGATTGAAGGTATTGGCACCAATTTGCTCTTCGTCATGCCGGGGCGGATGCGCCCCGGCAGCAACCCCGCGGCGATTTCCCGCCACCTGACACTCACTGATGTTCGCGCTTTGGAAGACCCCCTGGCAGCGCCTGCCGTCGCACAGGTGGCTCCGCTGGTCATCAAAGATAGCGTAGTCACGGCTGCCGGGGAAAGCCATGTCACCTCGGTTGTGGGCGTGACCCCCAACTATGCCGCCGCCCGTAACTACCACACCACCGAAGGGCGCTTCATCAACGATACCGACCTGGCTGGGCGCGCCTCGGTGGCTTTGCTGGGCCCCGATGCGGCGCAGGCCCTCTTCGGTCGCACGGCTGGTCTCGTCGGCGCGACCGTGCGCATCGCTGGGCAGCCGTTCCGGGTCATTGGCGTGTTGGAAGCCAAAGGGGGTGGCGCGCTTTCCGGCAACCAGGACGACCGTGTTCTCATCCCGCTCACCACAGCCATGGCGCGCATCACCCACAAGCCCAACCGCGTCGACGTCATCATGGTCTCTGCCACCTCGGCCGATGAAGTCAACGAAGCCCGGCAGGAGGTGGAAGCCATCTTGCGGGAACGCCACCACCTGCGCCCCGACCAGGACGACGATTTCACCATCTTCACCCAGGAAGAGTTCCTTGGTACCTTCCGCACCATCACGCGCGTCCTGACCATCTTCCTGGGAGGCATTGCCGGCATTTCCCTGCTGGTCGGTGGCATTGGTATCATGAACATCATGCTGGTCAGCGTAACCGAGCGCACCCGCGAAATCGGGCTGCGGAAGGCGTTAGGGGCGCGCAAGCGCGACATCCTCATCCAGTTCCTCACCGAGGCCATCTTGCTCAGCCTGGTGGGAGGGCTCTTGGGCATTGTCGTGGGGTGGGGCATTGCCGTAGCCGTGGGCAAGATTGCCGCGGCCTCACATGCCGATATCGTGCCCCAGGTGGGGCTAAACGCCGTGCTGCTGGCAACGCTGTTTTCTGCTGCGGTGGGGGTGTTTTTTGGCCTTTACCCGGCCAATCGCGCCGCCGGCCTGGAGCCAGTGGAAGCCTTGCGGTACGAATAA
- a CDS encoding DUF3109 family protein, with translation MTLRPPLAPSMYQPVALACCDFPACRGTCCVHGVWVDLIEVEAILRHAAGIAALLPEDAADPATWFTDEEEDDPYTPSGQVRHTRVLARPEHPLGTACVFWLPPEGHCALQAAAEAQGWHPWTLKPFYCVLHPLDLDEEGRITLDDPEELLNTPGGCVRRATEARPPVEIFAAELEWINKEVD, from the coding sequence ATGACTCTCCGCCCACCTCTCGCTCCCAGCATGTACCAACCCGTGGCGCTCGCGTGCTGCGATTTTCCCGCTTGCCGCGGGACGTGCTGCGTACACGGCGTGTGGGTTGACCTCATCGAGGTGGAAGCCATTTTACGCCACGCGGCGGGCATTGCCGCGCTGTTGCCGGAAGACGCGGCCGACCCGGCGACGTGGTTCACCGACGAAGAGGAAGATGACCCCTACACCCCCTCGGGGCAGGTGCGCCACACGCGGGTGCTGGCCCGGCCTGAACACCCTTTGGGCACGGCATGCGTGTTCTGGCTGCCGCCGGAGGGGCACTGTGCGCTGCAGGCCGCGGCAGAAGCCCAGGGTTGGCACCCGTGGACGCTGAAACCGTTTTATTGTGTGCTGCACCCGCTGGATTTGGACGAAGAAGGCCGTATCACCTTAGACGATCCGGAGGAATTGCTCAACACCCCCGGCGGCTGCGTGCGTCGCGCGACAGAAGCCCGCCCGCCGGTGGAGATTTTCGCTGCCGAGTTGGAATGGATAAACAAGGAAGTCGATTAG
- the mce gene encoding methylmalonyl-CoA epimerase, producing the protein MSKIRRMDHLAVVVADLDEALTFWRDALGLPVAEIAAVPQEHSAIAFLPLENGEIELVQPTDDESGIARYLAKRGPGMHHICLEVDDLDGMLARLKARGVELINPEPVTKPNGVRYAFVHPKSAFGVLVELYEK; encoded by the coding sequence ATGTCTAAAATTCGCCGTATGGACCACCTGGCCGTCGTCGTGGCCGATTTGGACGAAGCCCTGACCTTCTGGCGCGACGCGTTGGGGCTGCCGGTGGCCGAAATTGCCGCTGTGCCTCAGGAGCACTCGGCCATCGCCTTCCTGCCGCTGGAAAACGGTGAAATTGAACTGGTGCAGCCCACCGACGACGAAAGCGGCATCGCCCGCTACCTCGCCAAGCGCGGTCCCGGAATGCACCACATCTGCCTGGAAGTGGACGACCTGGACGGCATGTTGGCGCGCCTGAAGGCCCGCGGCGTGGAACTCATCAACCCCGAGCCGGTCACGAAGCCTAACGGCGTGCGCTACGCGTTTGTGCACCCCAAGAGTGCGTTTGGGGTGTTGGTAGAGTTGTACGAGAAGTGA
- a CDS encoding methylmalonyl-CoA mutase, with protein sequence MPTDDLKKAQARWEEETLAPTLRRFPERKEEFTTSSGIPVPRLLLPPDPDPDYLDQLGFPGSFPYTRGVQPTMYRGRFWTMRQYAGYATAEESNARYRYLLSQGQTGLSVAFDLPTQIGYDADDPMAIGEVGKVGVSISSLEDMETLFRDIPLEKVSTSMTINAPAAILLAMYIAVAKRQGADIRKLRGTIQNDILKEYIARGTYIFPPKPSMRLITDIFQFCAREVPKWNTISISGYHIREAGATAAQELAFTLADAIAYVQAAVDAGLDVDTFAPQLSFFFNAHNNFFEEIAKFRAARRMWANIMRDHFGAQNPKSWRLRFHTQTAGSTLTAQQPENNIVRVALQALAAVLGGTQSLHTNSMDEALWLPTEKSVRIALRTQQIIAYESGVADTIDPLAGSYFVEYLTDELQRRAEAYIAKIDEMGGALVAIERGYIQNEIQDAAYRYQRAIEQGEQIVVGVNAFQIEEEHADLEQLKVDPAIEEAQRERLKALRARRDSAKVAEILARIEQAARGDENLMPLFIEAVERDVTLGEITGVLRKVWGEYRPEM encoded by the coding sequence CCTACCCTGCGCCGCTTTCCAGAGCGCAAGGAGGAATTCACCACATCTTCGGGCATTCCCGTGCCGCGACTGCTGCTGCCGCCCGACCCTGATCCGGATTACCTCGACCAACTCGGCTTCCCCGGCAGTTTCCCCTACACCCGCGGGGTGCAGCCCACCATGTACCGCGGGCGCTTCTGGACCATGCGGCAGTACGCGGGCTACGCCACTGCGGAGGAATCCAACGCACGCTACCGCTACCTGCTTTCCCAGGGGCAAACCGGCCTTTCGGTGGCCTTCGACCTGCCTACCCAAATCGGCTACGACGCAGACGACCCCATGGCCATCGGCGAGGTCGGCAAGGTGGGTGTTTCCATTTCCTCGCTGGAAGATATGGAAACCCTGTTCCGTGACATTCCGCTGGAAAAGGTTTCCACCAGCATGACCATCAACGCGCCTGCGGCGATTTTGCTCGCGATGTACATTGCCGTTGCCAAAAGGCAAGGCGCGGACATCCGCAAACTGCGCGGCACCATTCAGAACGACATCCTCAAGGAATACATTGCCCGCGGTACCTACATCTTCCCGCCCAAGCCTTCCATGCGGCTGATTACCGATATTTTCCAGTTTTGCGCCCGCGAAGTGCCCAAGTGGAACACCATCAGCATCAGCGGCTACCACATTCGGGAAGCCGGCGCGACCGCGGCGCAGGAACTTGCCTTCACCCTGGCCGACGCGATTGCCTATGTGCAAGCCGCGGTGGACGCGGGGCTGGATGTGGACACGTTCGCGCCGCAACTTTCCTTCTTCTTCAACGCCCACAACAACTTCTTCGAGGAGATCGCTAAATTCCGCGCCGCGCGGCGCATGTGGGCTAACATCATGCGCGACCACTTCGGCGCGCAAAACCCCAAATCGTGGCGCTTGCGCTTCCACACCCAAACCGCGGGTTCCACCCTCACCGCGCAGCAGCCGGAAAACAACATCGTGCGGGTCGCGCTGCAGGCGCTTGCCGCGGTGCTCGGCGGCACGCAATCGCTGCACACCAACAGCATGGACGAAGCCCTCTGGCTGCCCACCGAAAAATCCGTGCGCATCGCGCTGCGCACCCAGCAGATCATCGCCTACGAATCGGGCGTGGCCGACACCATTGACCCGCTGGCGGGCTCCTACTTCGTGGAATACCTCACCGACGAACTCCAGCGCCGTGCAGAAGCCTACATCGCCAAAATCGACGAAATGGGCGGCGCGCTGGTTGCCATCGAGCGGGGCTACATCCAAAACGAAATTCAGGATGCCGCCTACCGCTACCAGCGGGCCATCGAGCAGGGCGAGCAAATCGTGGTGGGCGTCAACGCGTTCCAGATTGAAGAAGAACACGCGGACCTGGAACAGCTCAAAGTGGACCCGGCTATCGAAGAGGCCCAACGCGAGCGCCTGAAGGCCCTGCGCGCCCGCCGCGATAGCGCCAAAGTGGCTGAAATTCTGGCACGCATCGAACAGGCCGCCCGAGGCGATGAAAACCTGATGCCCTTGTTCATCGAAGCCGTGGAACGCGACGTGACCCTGGGCGAGATCACCGGCGTGCTACGGAAGGTGTGGGGCGAATATCGGCCGGAGATGTGA